A window of the Ostrea edulis chromosome 1, xbOstEdul1.1, whole genome shotgun sequence genome harbors these coding sequences:
- the LOC125660839 gene encoding monocarboxylate transporter 12-like: MTSGQGDIDGGYAWVILAACFFMYMLLLGSIKSFGILFSEILTVTNGGAGSTALIGSTASFIQSLAGPFAILLATRYSFRLVCFCGGLCLCLGHVCCALTLDVRYWYLTYSLITGIGYGLTYVPCSTLINYYFERNRALANGIVLSASGVGGFLFPHLYRFLIDQYAISGAMLILGGVLLNICVASSFIRQPYEFSSCASKNTKELQNAPSSCKEVLCRKICVCDSKIMKDLTFLSFSLAFCLTALSYSGYFYTFPSFLESENIGKSTTVLIFSITGVCEIFARVAMGWFTDLKVLSPTSIYGLCMVISGSLAFIVPIVRHPSVYYVYAVIVGIFPGSFFALMSIILLEIVSLKDLPSAFAIVTIFIAIFCLLGIPCLGWIEDLTGSWDDVFYVSGILQLLAAVITFGVSRCTKPLVTDDNEEMEKDVNDAANENLLETSKG; this comes from the exons ATGACTTCTGGACAGGGGGATATTGACGGAGGATACGCCTGGGTAATACTAGCAG CCtgcttttttatgtacatgCTACTACTGGGTTCCATCAAGTCCTTTGGAATCCTGTTCTCGGAAATCCTGACGGTGACAAACGGTGGCGCCGGAAGTACTGCACTCATCGGAAGTACCGCCAGTTTTATACAGTCTCTGGcag GTCCCTTCGCCATTCTGCTAGCCACGCGTTACTCGTTCCGTCTGGTATGTTTCTGTGGGGGCCTGTGTCTCTGTTTGGGACACGTATGTTGTGCCCTCACCCTCGATGTCAGGTATTGGTACCTCACATACAGTTTAATCACAG GAATTGGTTACGGCTTAACATATGTCCCGTGTTCTACTTTGATCAACTACTACTTTGAACGCAACCGTGCCCTTGCTAACGGCATAGTGTTGTCTGCCAGTGGAGTTGGCGGGTTCCTATTTCCACATCTATACCGGTTTCTAATTGACCAATACGCAATAAGTGGAGCCATGTTAATACTTGGTGGTGTGTTATTGAATATATGTGTGGCATCGTCCTTCATTAGGCAGCCGTATGAATTCAGCTCTTGTGCCTCAAAGAATACAAAAGAATTGCAAAACGCGCCATCGTCATGCAAAGAAGTTCTGTGTCGCAAGATCTGCGTCTGCGACAGCAAGATCATGAAAGACTTGACGTTTTTATCGTTCTCACTAGCGTTTTGCTTGACTGCTCTCAGCTACTCCGGGTATTTCTACACTTTCCCTTCGTTTTTAGAATCAGAAAACATAGGAAAATCAACCACCGTGCTAATATTTTCCATCACAGGTGTATGTGAAATCTTTGCCCGTGTAGCTATGGGTTGGTTTACAGATTTGAAGGTCCTTTCACCGACCAGTATTTACGGATTATGCATGGTCATCAGTGGCAGTTTAGCCTTTATTGTGCCAATTGTTCGACATCCGTCCGTGTACTACGTTTACGCTGTGATTGTGGGGATATTCCCTGGTTCTTTTTTCGCATTGATGTCTATTATTCTACTGGAGATCGTCTCACTAAAGGATCTCCCCTCAGCATTTGCTATAGTCACCATATTCATAGCCATCTTCTGTCTTCTCGGAATACCCTGCTTAG GTTGGATTGAAGATTTAACAGGGAGCTGGGACGATGTGTTCTACGTGAGTGGTATTTTACAGCTACTCGCAGCCGTGATAACGTTCGGTGTGTCCCGGTGTACTAAGCCTCTCGTCACTGATGACAATGAGGAAATGGAGAAGGATGTGAACGACGCTGCCAACGAAAACTTGCTAGAAACCAGTAAAGGATAG
- the LOC125660862 gene encoding malectin-A-like, with translation MIFGVQVMLVRLQRQLGREGSWFLLLSLLLSLNLSVTHAIGDVIWAVNCGGEAHTDVHGIRYEKDPAQLGIASDYGKTLMIDRVVPQDQILYQTERYHMSTFGYDIPIREDGDYVLVLKFCEVWFTSPNKKVFDVTLNGEHTVVENLDIYNKVGRGVAHDEIIPFSVRNGQLKVNGETSKINGKLSVEFLKGENDNPKINAMYAMKGSLEDVPNLAPLPGAHKEPEEEEEEDEINESKPSKSRRPSGPRVVDPYSEDDTSTILLPVFVAVGAFFPLLFCLCKL, from the exons ATGATATTCGGAGTGCAAGTAATGCTGGTACGTCTTCAGCGTCAGTTGGGGCGTGAAGGCTCATGGTTCCTGTTACTTTCACTTTTGTTGTCTTTGAATTTGAGTGTAACACACGCGATCGGTGATGTTATTTGGGCTGTAAATTGTGGTGGGGAGGCCCACACTGATGTTCATGGGATTCGATATGAGAAAGACCCCGCACAGTTGGGGATTGCTTCAGACTATGGCAAAACGCTAATGATTGACAGAGTGGTTCCTCAAGATCAAATCCTCTACCAAACTGAACGATATCATATGTCCACGTTTGGATACGATATCCCTATAAGAGAAGATGGAGATTATGTCTTAGTGTTGAAATTCTGCGAAGTTTGGTTTACGTCACCAAATAAAAAG GTATTTGATGTAACATTGAATGGAGAGCACACTGTTGTGGAAAACCTGGACATCTACAACAAAGTTGGGCGAGGTGTGGCTCATGATGAAATCATTCCATTTTCTGTGAGAAATGGTCAGTTAAAAGTCAACGGTGAAACCTCAAAAATAAACGGAAAACTCTCAGTGGAGTTTCTGAAG GGGGAAAACGACAACCCAAAAATCAATGCAATGTATGCAATGAAAGGCTCATTAGAAG ATGTTCCAAACTTGGCACCACTTCCAGGAGCCCACAAAGAACCAGAAGAAGAGGAGGAAGAAGATGAAATTAACGAATCAAAGCCATCAAAATCACGTCGGCCGTCTGGACCCCGAGTAGTGGACCCTTACTCCGAGGACGACACCAGCACCATTCTCCTGCCCGTTTTTGTTGCCGTGGGAGCTTTCTTCcctcttttgttttgtttatgtaaactttga